In one Pseudomonas hydrolytica genomic region, the following are encoded:
- the mutY gene encoding A/G-specific adenine glycosylase — MSPEQFNSAVLAWYDQHGRKDLPWQQNITPYRVWVSEIMLQQTQVSTVLGYFDRFMAALPTVKDLAEAPEDEVLHLWTGLGYYTRARNLQKTAQIIMREHGGEFPRSVEALAELPGIGRSTAGAIASLSMGVRAPILDGNVKRVLARYVAQEGYPGEPKVAKQLWDIAERLTPHERVGHYTQAMMDLGATLCTRSKPTCLLCPVRSGCQAHLLGLEIRYPVSKPRKTLPQKRTLMPLLVNAAGDILLYRRPSTGLWGGLWSLPELDDLEQLADLGQQQQLELGERQELEGLTHTFSHFQLAIEPWLVRVTEQPSRVAAGDWLWYNLATPPRLGLAAPVKKLLKRAAQAITAGEPT; from the coding sequence ATGAGTCCGGAGCAGTTCAACAGCGCCGTGCTGGCCTGGTACGACCAGCACGGGCGCAAGGATCTGCCCTGGCAGCAGAACATCACCCCGTATCGTGTCTGGGTTTCGGAAATCATGCTGCAGCAGACCCAGGTCAGCACCGTGCTCGGCTACTTCGACCGTTTTATGGCTGCATTGCCGACCGTGAAGGACCTGGCCGAAGCGCCCGAGGATGAAGTGCTGCACCTGTGGACCGGCCTGGGCTACTACACCCGCGCGCGCAACCTGCAGAAGACCGCGCAAATCATCATGCGCGAGCACGGCGGCGAGTTCCCCCGCAGCGTCGAGGCGCTGGCCGAGCTGCCCGGCATCGGCCGCTCCACCGCCGGCGCCATCGCCAGCCTGAGCATGGGCGTACGTGCGCCGATCCTCGACGGCAACGTCAAGCGCGTGCTGGCACGCTACGTGGCGCAAGAGGGCTATCCCGGCGAACCGAAGGTGGCCAAGCAGCTGTGGGACATCGCCGAGCGCCTCACGCCGCACGAACGGGTCGGCCACTACACCCAGGCGATGATGGACCTCGGCGCCACCCTCTGCACCCGCAGCAAACCCACCTGCCTGCTGTGCCCGGTGCGCAGCGGCTGCCAGGCGCACCTGCTCGGCCTGGAAATCCGCTACCCGGTGTCCAAGCCGCGCAAGACGCTGCCGCAGAAGCGCACCCTGATGCCGCTGCTGGTCAACGCCGCCGGCGACATCCTGCTCTATCGCCGCCCCTCCACCGGGCTGTGGGGTGGGCTGTGGAGCCTGCCGGAACTGGACGACCTCGAGCAGCTCGCCGACCTCGGTCAGCAGCAACAGCTCGAGCTTGGCGAGCGCCAAGAGCTGGAAGGCCTGACCCACACCTTCAGCCACTTCCAGCTGGCCATCGAACCCTGGCTGGTGCGGGTGACCGAGCAGCCGAGCCGCGTGGCCGCGGGCGACTGGCTCTGGTATAACCTCGCCACCCCGCCGCGCCTGGGCCTCGCCGCCCCGGTGAAGAAGCTGCTCAAACGCGCGGCGCAAGCCATTACCGCTGGAGAACCGACATGA
- a CDS encoding ABC transporter permease yields MIFELHGFGPALAAGTLMTIKLALSALAVGLVLGLLGALAKTSPYKPLQWLGGSYSTIVRGVPELLWVLLIYFGTVGLMRSLADLLGVASLELSAFAAGTIALGLCFGAYATEVFRGAILAIPKGHREAGMALGMSKGRILWKLILPQMWRIALPGLGNLFMILMKDTALVSVIGLEEIMRRSQIAVTASKEPFTFYMVAAFIYLGLTILAMIGLHFLEKRASRGFVRSAS; encoded by the coding sequence ATGATCTTCGAACTCCACGGATTCGGCCCCGCCCTGGCGGCCGGCACCCTGATGACCATCAAACTGGCGCTTTCCGCGCTGGCGGTGGGTCTGGTGCTCGGTCTGCTCGGCGCGCTGGCCAAGACTTCGCCGTACAAGCCGCTGCAGTGGCTCGGCGGCAGCTATTCCACCATCGTGCGCGGCGTGCCCGAACTGCTCTGGGTGCTGCTGATCTATTTCGGCACGGTCGGCCTGATGCGCAGCCTGGCCGACCTGCTCGGCGTCGCCAGCCTCGAGCTCTCCGCCTTCGCCGCGGGCACCATCGCCCTCGGCCTGTGCTTCGGCGCCTACGCCACCGAGGTGTTTCGCGGCGCCATCCTGGCCATCCCCAAGGGCCATCGCGAAGCCGGCATGGCCCTGGGCATGTCCAAGGGCCGCATCCTCTGGAAGCTGATCCTGCCGCAGATGTGGCGCATCGCCCTGCCCGGCCTGGGCAACCTGTTCATGATCCTGATGAAGGACACCGCGCTGGTCTCGGTGATCGGTCTGGAAGAGATCATGCGCCGCTCGCAAATCGCGGTGACCGCGAGCAAGGAGCCCTTCACCTTCTATATGGTTGCAGCCTTCATCTATCTGGGCCTGACCATCCTCGCCATGATCGGCCTGCATTTTCTCGAGAAGCGCGCCAGCCGCGGCTTCGTCCGGAGCGCGTCATGA
- a CDS encoding oxidative damage protection protein: MTRTVLCRKYKQELPGLDRAPYPGPKGEDIFANVSRQAWDEWQKHQTMLINERRLNMMNAEDRKFLQTEMDKFLSGEEYAQAEGYVPPSE; encoded by the coding sequence ATGACCCGCACCGTGCTGTGCCGCAAATACAAACAGGAACTGCCCGGCCTGGATCGCGCGCCCTACCCCGGCCCGAAAGGCGAGGACATCTTCGCCAACGTTTCCAGGCAGGCCTGGGACGAGTGGCAGAAGCACCAGACCATGCTGATCAACGAGCGTCGCCTGAACATGATGAACGCCGAGGACCGCAAGTTCCTGCAGACCGAGATGGACAAGTTCCTCTCCGGCGAGGAATACGCCCAGGCCGAAGGCTACGTGCCGCCGAGCGAGTAA
- a CDS encoding acyltransferase — MKHRMYHSNNLRQALPAYAQRLGCSVEELESAYDWMLQNDVCFERQIKDDMLCSISYVNIESRIEHPLARRFYAMLGKELQGALVPLYGLNWPTLRDRMLRTWEQIYNIFICKIPSHTLRLFWLRLGGAKIGKGSSVWRNTEVLGMDSLVIGEDSVVGWHCLLDARGGLTIGDHVTIASYVLLIAGGHDLEAPEFWAVGGPVKIGNYAWICSRALLSFGADIGEGAVVTGQAVVAKRVEPYKIVGGSPAKPMGERCRNLNYKVGGKGLFTLLH, encoded by the coding sequence ATGAAACATCGCATGTACCACTCGAACAATCTGCGCCAGGCCCTGCCCGCGTATGCCCAGCGCCTGGGTTGTAGCGTCGAGGAGCTGGAAAGCGCCTACGACTGGATGCTGCAGAACGACGTCTGCTTCGAGCGCCAGATCAAGGATGACATGCTTTGCTCGATTTCCTACGTGAACATCGAGTCGCGTATCGAGCATCCTCTGGCAAGGCGTTTCTACGCCATGCTGGGCAAAGAACTGCAGGGTGCGCTGGTGCCGCTCTACGGGCTCAACTGGCCAACGTTGCGTGATCGCATGCTGCGTACCTGGGAGCAGATCTACAACATCTTCATCTGCAAGATTCCCAGCCACACTCTGCGTTTGTTCTGGCTGCGTCTGGGTGGCGCGAAGATCGGCAAGGGCTCGAGTGTCTGGCGCAATACGGAAGTGCTGGGGATGGACAGCCTGGTCATAGGTGAAGACAGCGTGGTGGGTTGGCACTGTCTGCTGGATGCACGGGGCGGCCTGACCATTGGCGATCATGTGACCATCGCATCCTACGTTCTGCTGATTGCCGGCGGGCACGATCTGGAGGCCCCCGAGTTCTGGGCCGTCGGTGGGCCGGTGAAGATCGGCAACTATGCCTGGATCTGCAGTCGGGCACTGCTTTCCTTCGGCGCGGACATTGGCGAAGGGGCGGTGGTTACCGGCCAGGCGGTGGTCGCCAAGCGGGTCGAGCCCTACAAGATCGTGGGCGGAAGCCCCGCCAAACCCATGGGCGAGCGTTGTCGCAATCTCAATTACAAGGTGGGGGGCAAGGGCCTCTTCACCCTGCTGCACTGA
- a CDS encoding acyltransferase family protein, with amino-acid sequence MGKLHSLQALRGIAVLAVLLFHMIAVEGKYSAGATLLAYEALWLQLGVDLFFVISGFVMVLVTRNRFQQPRELGRFLFHRIARIYPNYWIYFLLTLSVLLLQPHLVNSSHGSSNIWLSFFLVPNEQVQLVMVAWSLIFELWFYLVFSALLLCREKWLPTLLASWALGLIIFNVSADLEAFSPLMKIVLHPYALEFILGSAAGLIFFSRHAHRIPLPPLCLLAVLAMIALPWFFSAQVSGPEGVLRMLLCGGSFALLLLALALLEQRQHWTPPATLSAIGDMSYTVYLSHILVLGVIGKIWQWYGPDPSTLLDNVLFVSLMFGAALSYGWLAYKTLEKPLVNLLNQYGNRWFRQRAPTLLDSAPR; translated from the coding sequence ATGGGAAAACTGCATTCACTTCAAGCTCTGCGCGGAATAGCCGTACTAGCGGTTCTGCTCTTTCATATGATTGCGGTGGAAGGCAAATACAGCGCTGGAGCCACACTGCTCGCGTACGAGGCGCTCTGGCTACAACTTGGAGTCGATCTGTTTTTTGTCATCAGCGGCTTCGTCATGGTTCTGGTAACCCGCAACCGCTTTCAGCAGCCGAGAGAACTTGGCCGCTTTCTCTTTCATCGCATTGCGCGCATTTACCCTAACTACTGGATCTATTTTCTACTTACTCTTTCCGTATTACTGTTGCAACCACACCTGGTCAATTCATCACATGGCAGCTCAAATATCTGGCTGTCGTTTTTCCTTGTTCCCAATGAACAAGTTCAACTGGTCATGGTCGCCTGGTCGCTGATATTCGAACTCTGGTTCTACCTCGTATTCAGCGCCCTTCTCTTGTGCCGTGAAAAATGGCTACCCACCCTGCTGGCGAGCTGGGCGCTGGGGCTGATCATATTCAACGTATCGGCCGATCTCGAAGCCTTCTCTCCCTTGATGAAAATAGTGCTGCACCCCTACGCCCTTGAGTTCATTCTGGGTAGCGCGGCAGGGCTGATTTTTTTCAGCCGCCATGCCCACCGTATACCTCTGCCCCCCCTGTGCCTGCTTGCCGTACTGGCGATGATCGCGCTGCCCTGGTTCTTCAGCGCACAAGTATCCGGCCCCGAGGGCGTACTGCGCATGCTGCTGTGCGGCGGCAGCTTCGCTTTGCTACTGCTTGCTCTGGCGCTCTTGGAGCAGCGCCAACACTGGACGCCCCCGGCCACGCTCAGCGCAATAGGTGACATGTCTTACACCGTCTATCTTTCACACATACTGGTGCTGGGCGTAATCGGAAAGATCTGGCAGTGGTATGGGCCTGACCCGAGCACTCTGCTGGATAACGTCCTGTTCGTTTCGCTCATGTTCGGCGCCGCACTCAGCTATGGCTGGCTGGCTTATAAAACATTGGAAAAACCCTTGGTTAACTTGCTGAATCAGTATGGAAATCGCTGGTTCAGGCAGAGGGCTCCAACGCTTCTGGACTCCGCCCCGCGCTAA
- a CDS encoding ABC transporter ATP-binding protein, with translation MAEATPALEIRNLHKRYGDLEVLKGISLTAKDGDVISILGSSGSGKSTFLRCINLLENPHQGQIFVAGEELKLRAAKNGDLVAADNKQINRLRSEIGFVFQNFNLWPHMSVLDNIIEAPRRVLGQSKAEAIEVAEALLAKVGIADKRHVYPNQLSGGQQQRAAIARTLAMQPKVILFDEPTSALDPEMVQEVLNVIRALADEGRTMLLVTHEMSFARQVSSEVVFLHQGLVEEQGPPAQVFDNPQSARCKQFMSSNR, from the coding sequence ATGGCCGAGGCGACGCCCGCGCTGGAAATCCGCAACCTGCACAAACGCTACGGCGACCTCGAAGTGCTCAAGGGCATTTCCCTGACGGCCAAAGACGGCGACGTCATCTCCATTCTCGGCTCTTCCGGCTCCGGCAAGTCCACCTTCCTGCGCTGCATCAACCTGCTGGAAAACCCGCATCAGGGGCAGATCTTCGTCGCCGGCGAGGAGCTCAAGCTCAGGGCCGCGAAGAACGGCGACCTGGTCGCCGCCGACAACAAGCAGATCAACCGCCTGCGCAGCGAAATCGGCTTCGTCTTCCAGAATTTCAATCTGTGGCCGCACATGAGCGTGCTCGACAACATCATCGAGGCGCCGCGCCGCGTGCTCGGCCAGAGCAAGGCCGAAGCCATCGAGGTGGCCGAAGCGCTGCTGGCCAAGGTCGGCATCGCCGACAAGCGTCACGTCTACCCCAACCAGCTGTCCGGCGGCCAGCAGCAGCGTGCGGCCATCGCCCGTACCCTGGCCATGCAGCCGAAGGTGATCCTGTTCGACGAGCCCACCTCGGCGCTGGACCCGGAGATGGTACAAGAAGTGCTTAACGTGATCCGCGCGCTTGCCGATGAAGGTCGCACCATGCTGCTGGTCACCCATGAAATGAGTTTTGCCCGCCAGGTGTCCAGCGAGGTGGTGTTCCTCCACCAGGGCCTGGTCGAGGAACAGGGGCCACCCGCCCAGGTGTTTGACAACCCGCAATCGGCACGCTGTAAACAATTCATGTCCAGCAATCGCTAA
- a CDS encoding ABC transporter substrate-binding protein — translation MQNYKKILLAAAATLAFGTSAVAADKLKLGTEGAYPPFNLIDASGKVTGFDVEIGQALCAKMQAECEVVTSDWDGIIPALNAKKFDFLIASMSITEERQAAVDFTEPYYTNKLQFIAPKSAEFKTDEASLKGKVIGAQRATIAGTWLEDNLGKVVDIKLYDTQENAYLDLASGRLDGVLADTFVNWEWLKSDAGKNFEFKGDPVFDNDKIGIAVRKGDPLREKLNTALQAIIEDGTYKQINDKYFPFSIY, via the coding sequence ATGCAGAACTATAAGAAGATCCTGCTGGCCGCGGCCGCTACCCTGGCTTTCGGCACCAGCGCTGTCGCCGCCGACAAACTCAAACTCGGCACCGAAGGCGCCTACCCGCCCTTCAACCTGATCGACGCCAGCGGCAAGGTCACCGGCTTCGACGTGGAAATCGGCCAGGCGCTGTGCGCCAAGATGCAGGCCGAATGCGAAGTGGTCACCTCCGACTGGGACGGCATCATCCCCGCCCTCAACGCCAAGAAGTTCGACTTCCTGATCGCCTCCATGTCGATCACCGAAGAGCGTCAGGCCGCGGTCGATTTCACCGAGCCCTACTACACCAACAAGCTGCAGTTCATCGCGCCGAAGTCGGCCGAATTCAAGACCGATGAAGCCAGCCTCAAGGGCAAGGTGATCGGTGCGCAGCGCGCCACCATCGCCGGCACCTGGCTGGAAGACAACCTGGGCAAGGTGGTCGACATCAAGCTGTACGACACCCAGGAAAACGCCTACCTCGATCTGGCCTCCGGCCGTCTCGACGGCGTGCTGGCCGACACCTTTGTCAACTGGGAATGGCTCAAGAGCGACGCCGGCAAGAACTTCGAGTTCAAGGGCGACCCGGTATTCGACAACGACAAGATCGGCATCGCCGTACGCAAGGGCGACCCGCTGCGCGAGAAGCTGAACACCGCTCTGCAGGCCATCATCGAAGACGGCACCTACAAGCAGATCAACGACAAGTACTTCCCGTTCAGCATCTACTGA
- a CDS encoding lipid II flippase MurJ — protein MLGSTLWLTLATLLGLVAGFAREWLLVAAWGVGSRSDAFIVALFLPEALRMAFAAGLLSAAALPLFQQRDAEQREAWLCSLLPRTVLVGLVLALLMSVGAPLWVAVVGPGLSGEAAATARESLMLLAWSAPGILLHALLCVPLQAQSRFVLAGLGSLTFNLPPVLYLLAWGADSSAAGLAMACLVGSLCMPLLLLRSTWSLGWRPWKLGRGSGAGRELLARMAPLFGSNLASHGLALLERMVASLLGEGAVTWLNLARKLINLPLVALMSLNQVMLGLMSGRQGEERLALLRRGLACTTLLSLPAVVGLIGGAAVLVALLMPSQAHDSALVELVAWFAVPLLFSAWNALFARYAYAGGDTVLPLRCELSGSLLNACLLGVLPFYLGLPGISLAACAGVTLTGLLLLRRQGLWSILAWRSQASVALLAMALAAYLLPLGSGHLAQLFSSAAAALILMLLLAAKLKPWRE, from the coding sequence GTGCTCGGCTCGACGCTCTGGTTGACCCTGGCCACCCTGCTCGGCCTGGTGGCAGGCTTTGCCCGTGAGTGGTTGCTGGTGGCGGCATGGGGTGTCGGCTCGCGCAGTGACGCGTTCATCGTCGCTCTGTTTCTGCCCGAGGCTCTGCGCATGGCCTTCGCGGCCGGTCTGCTCAGCGCAGCGGCTTTGCCATTGTTTCAACAGCGTGATGCCGAGCAGCGCGAAGCCTGGCTCTGCAGCCTGTTACCCAGGACAGTGCTGGTGGGCTTGGTGCTGGCGTTGTTGATGAGTGTCGGTGCGCCGCTCTGGGTGGCGGTGGTCGGACCGGGGCTGTCAGGCGAGGCTGCGGCAACGGCACGCGAGAGTCTGATGCTGCTTGCCTGGAGCGCCCCGGGAATCCTTCTGCACGCCCTGCTTTGTGTGCCGCTGCAGGCGCAGTCGCGCTTCGTCCTGGCCGGCCTTGGCTCGCTGACCTTCAACCTTCCGCCGGTGCTGTATCTGCTGGCATGGGGGGCTGACAGCAGCGCAGCTGGGTTGGCGATGGCCTGCCTGGTTGGCAGCCTGTGCATGCCGCTGCTGCTGTTGCGGTCAACCTGGAGCCTGGGTTGGCGCCCGTGGAAGCTGGGGCGGGGCTCCGGCGCAGGACGTGAGCTGCTGGCGCGCATGGCGCCGCTGTTCGGCAGCAATCTGGCCAGCCATGGCCTGGCCTTGCTGGAGCGGATGGTCGCGTCGCTGCTTGGCGAAGGCGCCGTTACCTGGCTGAATCTGGCGCGCAAGCTGATCAATCTGCCGCTGGTCGCTCTGATGAGCCTCAACCAGGTCATGCTCGGCCTGATGAGCGGACGCCAGGGCGAAGAGCGATTGGCTTTGCTGCGTCGTGGTCTGGCCTGCACCACCTTGCTCAGCTTGCCTGCCGTCGTCGGGCTGATCGGCGGGGCTGCTGTGCTGGTGGCCTTGCTGATGCCGTCGCAGGCTCACGATTCCGCCTTGGTCGAACTGGTTGCGTGGTTCGCCGTTCCGCTGTTGTTCAGCGCCTGGAATGCCTTGTTTGCGCGCTACGCCTACGCAGGTGGCGACACCGTACTGCCGCTGCGCTGTGAGCTCAGCGGAAGCCTGCTCAACGCCTGTCTGCTCGGTGTCCTTCCTTTCTATCTGGGTCTGCCGGGCATTTCCCTGGCTGCCTGTGCTGGCGTGACGCTGACAGGTTTGCTGCTGCTACGGCGGCAGGGACTGTGGAGCATCCTTGCCTGGCGTAGTCAGGCAAGCGTCGCGCTGCTCGCAATGGCCCTGGCTGCCTACCTGCTGCCACTGGGCAGCGGGCATCTGGCGCAGCTGTTCAGCAGCGCAGCCGCGGCGCTGATTCTGATGCTGCTTCTGGCGGCGAAGTTGAAGCCCTGGCGGGAATAG
- a CDS encoding acyltransferase family protein: protein MAKVINGGLDALKVALSCMVLAVHCGFLGGNGTLLGYQLNSGIFRITVPVFFLISGYYLYHSLQRDPHSIKLWLRRAVTLYVFWMILYAPFYVTPATFEGLRGAIALIKHWVIGFFHLWYVIAMIGGGVMIYLLRHQSNRTLLCLTLLLYCTGAVLQYMRAYYEIPVPLLQHINNNDYVGRNFLFVAFPLMTLGFLIARNRLQEKITTGQTLTLFLFGCALVLAEATLHYQLQQDSLRKLNFDCMLSILIAAPALFLLPLRHVIEGHSLIPAKLSAAIYYLHPLLLILLIGIGFEESTSTAWMVLALTLPASALLILTSRRLRFVL from the coding sequence ATGGCCAAGGTTATCAATGGCGGGCTGGACGCCCTGAAAGTTGCACTTTCCTGCATGGTACTGGCGGTACATTGCGGCTTTCTCGGTGGCAACGGCACACTACTGGGCTACCAGTTGAACAGTGGCATCTTCAGAATTACCGTGCCGGTCTTTTTTCTTATAAGCGGCTATTACCTGTACCACAGCCTGCAGCGCGATCCGCACAGCATCAAGTTGTGGCTGCGCCGAGCCGTCACTCTCTATGTTTTCTGGATGATTCTTTACGCCCCATTCTATGTAACGCCGGCAACATTCGAGGGTTTAAGAGGCGCCATAGCGCTCATCAAACATTGGGTAATCGGCTTTTTCCATTTGTGGTACGTCATCGCCATGATTGGCGGTGGCGTCATGATCTACCTTCTTCGCCACCAGAGTAACCGCACGCTTCTATGCCTCACCCTCCTGCTCTACTGCACCGGAGCGGTCCTTCAATACATGCGCGCTTATTATGAAATTCCCGTTCCTTTACTTCAGCACATCAACAACAACGATTATGTAGGGCGAAACTTCCTATTTGTCGCCTTTCCCTTGATGACTCTCGGATTTTTGATTGCCCGCAACCGGCTTCAGGAAAAGATAACCACTGGCCAAACCCTGACACTCTTTCTGTTTGGTTGCGCGCTGGTACTGGCAGAGGCAACACTGCACTATCAGTTGCAACAGGACTCGCTACGCAAGCTGAACTTCGATTGCATGTTGTCGATTCTCATCGCAGCGCCAGCACTGTTTCTGCTGCCTTTGCGCCACGTGATCGAAGGACACAGCTTGATCCCCGCCAAGCTGTCTGCGGCGATCTACTACCTACATCCGCTGCTGCTGATTCTGCTGATTGGCATCGGATTCGAGGAGAGCACGTCGACCGCCTGGATGGTATTGGCGCTTACGCTACCTGCCTCGGCGCTGCTGATATTGACCAGCCGCCGATTGCGCTTCGTTCTCTGA
- a CDS encoding ABC transporter permease yields MNWAVIIKWLPRLSQGALLTLELVTIAVVAGLILALPMGIARASRHWYVRALPYGYIFFFRGTPLLVQLFLVYYGLAQFDAVRQGPLWPYLRDPYWCAIITMTLHTAAYIAEILRGAIQAVPPGEVEAARALGMSRAQAMLYIILPRAARIGLPAYSNEVILMLKASALASTVTLLELTGMARTIIARTYLPVEIFFAAGLFYLAIAFVLVRAFRLLERWLRVDACQGR; encoded by the coding sequence CTGAACTGGGCGGTGATCATCAAATGGCTGCCGCGCCTGTCCCAGGGCGCGCTGCTGACCCTGGAGCTGGTGACCATCGCCGTCGTTGCCGGCCTGATCCTCGCCCTGCCCATGGGCATCGCCCGCGCCTCCCGGCACTGGTACGTGCGCGCCCTGCCGTATGGCTACATCTTCTTCTTCCGCGGTACGCCGCTGCTGGTGCAGCTGTTTCTGGTCTACTACGGCCTGGCGCAGTTCGATGCCGTGCGCCAGGGGCCGCTGTGGCCCTATCTGCGCGACCCGTACTGGTGCGCGATCATCACCATGACCCTGCATACCGCCGCCTACATCGCCGAGATCCTGCGCGGCGCCATCCAGGCCGTGCCGCCCGGCGAGGTGGAAGCGGCGCGTGCCCTAGGCATGTCGCGCGCGCAGGCGATGCTCTACATCATCCTGCCGCGCGCCGCGCGCATCGGTCTGCCGGCCTACAGCAACGAAGTGATCCTGATGCTCAAGGCCAGCGCCCTGGCCAGCACCGTGACGCTGCTGGAGCTGACCGGCATGGCACGTACCATCATCGCGCGCACCTACCTGCCGGTGGAAATCTTCTTCGCCGCCGGCCTGTTCTACCTGGCCATCGCCTTCGTTCTGGTGCGTGCCTTCCGCCTGCTGGAACGCTGGCTGCGCGTCGACGCCTGCCAGGGCCGTTGA
- a CDS encoding methyltransferase yields MSEPILTSNDLLARFQLLDAFLLEHQTLWRPRPFHHLQLPWESELPALARWLRGRTLEQAEASHGSPWELDAPAPFRQLAEQARALGTVGELPITALDERPSAFAVDVPGRKLEQIQAFANHLQFTQAPRHWLDWCSGKGHLGRWLSHGGQQLTCLEYDPALVESGQAMSARLRLNAAHLQQDVLAPDCSERLLAEHTPVALHACGELHVRLLQLASRKGCEQLAVAPCCYNRIAGMHYQPLSDAAKASRLILSRDDLGLPLSETVTAGARVRRQRDQSMAWRLAFDLLQRRLRGIDQYLPTPSLSSDWFSKPFAAFCRDLAALREVPPPGDQDWAALEASGWQRLAAVRNLELLRNLFRRPLEIWLLLDRALYLHERGYEIRLGTFCDYRLSPRNLLLLAERDEVAHRSCG; encoded by the coding sequence ATGTCCGAGCCGATACTCACCAGCAACGACCTGCTCGCGCGCTTTCAGCTTCTGGATGCGTTTCTGCTTGAACACCAGACGCTGTGGCGTCCACGACCCTTCCATCACCTGCAATTGCCCTGGGAAAGCGAGCTGCCGGCGCTTGCCCGCTGGTTGCGTGGCCGCACGCTGGAGCAGGCCGAGGCCAGCCATGGCAGTCCCTGGGAACTGGACGCCCCCGCGCCCTTTCGCCAACTGGCCGAACAGGCACGGGCACTCGGTACCGTTGGCGAGCTGCCGATAACCGCGCTCGACGAGCGTCCGAGCGCCTTCGCCGTCGATGTGCCAGGACGCAAGCTGGAGCAGATTCAGGCCTTCGCCAATCACCTGCAATTCACCCAGGCACCTCGCCACTGGCTCGACTGGTGCTCGGGCAAGGGCCATCTGGGACGCTGGCTGAGCCACGGCGGTCAGCAACTGACCTGCCTGGAATACGACCCGGCCCTGGTCGAATCGGGCCAAGCGATGAGCGCACGACTGCGACTGAACGCAGCGCACCTGCAGCAGGACGTGCTCGCGCCGGACTGCAGCGAACGCCTGCTCGCGGAGCACACGCCGGTAGCCCTGCACGCCTGTGGCGAGCTGCACGTGCGGCTGCTGCAGCTTGCCAGCCGCAAGGGCTGCGAGCAGCTGGCGGTCGCACCCTGTTGCTACAACCGTATCGCCGGCATGCATTACCAGCCGCTGTCGGACGCCGCCAAGGCATCACGCCTGATACTGTCACGCGATGATCTGGGCCTGCCACTGAGCGAAACCGTCACCGCCGGCGCCCGAGTGCGCCGCCAACGCGACCAGTCGATGGCCTGGCGCCTGGCCTTCGATCTGCTGCAGCGCCGCCTGCGCGGCATCGATCAGTACCTGCCAACGCCCTCGCTGAGCAGCGACTGGTTCAGCAAGCCCTTTGCCGCGTTCTGCCGAGACCTGGCGGCACTGCGCGAAGTGCCGCCGCCCGGCGATCAGGACTGGGCGGCGCTGGAGGCAAGCGGTTGGCAACGGCTGGCTGCAGTGCGCAACCTCGAACTGCTGCGCAACCTGTTCCGTCGCCCCCTGGAGATCTGGCTGCTGCTCGACCGTGCGCTGTATCTGCACGAACGAGGCTATGAGATCCGGCTGGGAACCTTCTGCGATTACCGGCTCAGCCCGCGCAACCTGTTGCTGCTCGCAGAGCGCGACGAGGTTGCCCACAGAAGCTGTGGATAA